The proteins below come from a single Planctomycetota bacterium genomic window:
- a CDS encoding DegT/DnrJ/EryC1/StrS family aminotransferase translates to MMFDLGRSIAEYQPEFQAAIARVLASGRLILGEEVAAFEREFAAQFGSPHAVGVGSGFAALALALLALGIGPGDEVITVANTAVPTAAAIRSVGAAVRFVDVDPRSLVMTAEQVEPAIGSRTAAVLPVHLYGQPVDMTALVNLACRRGLKIVEDCSHAHGATWQGRGVGTFGDVGCFSCYPTKNLGAFGDAGVCVTSDAMLAQRLRQLRVYGCDPSGVAINQGRNSRLDELQAAVLRVRLAHFGQTFAARRALAAGYLERLRHSSLTLPHPVGNVTHAYHLFVIRTSERARLVKRLRASRIDTTIHYPLPLHHMPAFRDEGSPPALPVTERMVQEIVSLPLYTGMPLTDLERVTSAIEAALST, encoded by the coding sequence ATGATGTTCGACTTGGGTCGCTCAATCGCCGAGTACCAGCCGGAGTTTCAGGCCGCCATCGCGCGTGTGCTGGCCTCGGGCCGGTTGATCTTGGGCGAGGAAGTCGCCGCTTTTGAACGCGAATTCGCCGCGCAATTCGGCAGCCCGCACGCGGTGGGCGTTGGCTCGGGCTTTGCCGCCTTGGCGCTGGCGTTGTTGGCGTTGGGAATCGGACCTGGCGACGAGGTGATCACGGTTGCGAACACTGCTGTTCCCACGGCCGCCGCCATTCGCTCGGTCGGCGCCGCCGTGCGATTTGTCGACGTTGACCCCCGCTCGCTGGTCATGACCGCCGAACAGGTCGAGCCGGCCATCGGCTCGCGAACCGCCGCCGTCTTGCCAGTTCACTTGTACGGCCAGCCGGTCGACATGACGGCGCTGGTCAACCTGGCCTGCCGCCGCGGACTGAAGATCGTCGAAGATTGCTCCCACGCCCACGGCGCCACTTGGCAAGGTCGCGGGGTCGGCACGTTCGGCGACGTCGGTTGCTTCTCGTGTTACCCGACCAAGAACCTGGGCGCGTTTGGCGACGCGGGCGTGTGCGTCACCAGTGATGCCATGCTGGCCCAGCGGTTGCGACAACTGCGCGTATATGGTTGCGACCCAAGTGGCGTCGCGATCAACCAGGGGCGCAACAGCCGGCTCGACGAGCTACAGGCCGCCGTGCTGCGCGTGCGGCTGGCTCACTTTGGCCAGACCTTCGCCGCGCGGCGAGCGCTGGCGGCCGGCTACCTCGAACGCTTGCGGCACTCGTCGCTCACGCTGCCCCACCCGGTTGGCAATGTGACGCACGCCTATCATCTATTCGTAATCCGCACATCCGAGCGGGCACGGCTGGTCAAACGGCTGCGCGCGTCGCGGATCGACACGACCATTCATTATCCGCTGCCATTGCACCACATGCCTGCGTTCCGTGACGAGGGGTCGCCCCCCGCGCTCCCCGTCACGGAACGCATGGTTCAGGAGATCGTATCATTGCCACTTTACACTGGAATGCCGCTGACCGACTTGGAGCGGGTGACGAGTGCCATCGAGGCCGCTCTGTCGACGTGA